Proteins from a single region of Hymenobacter sp. GOD-10R:
- a CDS encoding integrase core domain-containing protein, whose product MSSQYSAIRFKDLVAKHGAQQSMSRRGNCYNNAHGESFWSRFKAELLDGGSFPGSAEAKLEISHHIA is encoded by the coding sequence TTGAGTAGCCAGTACTCGGCTATCCGCTTCAAAGACTTGGTCGCCAAACACGGCGCCCAGCAAAGCATGAGCCGGCGCGGTAACTGCTACAATAACGCCCACGGCGAATCCTTTTGGAGCCGCTTCAAGGCTGAATTGCTCGACGGCGGCAGCTTTCCCGGCTCGGCCGAAGCCAAGCTCGAAATCAGCCACCACATCGCCTAG
- a CDS encoding LytTR family DNA-binding domain-containing protein — MSKPEFLPTLACVIIDDNPMSRLALQHFIEITDNLTWQVSLPDGVQALNFFRNGGHADVLFLDIEMPHLSGLELLRVLPQPHPQVVLVTSHRDFAEDAFDLQVADYLVKPVAYARFARTVSRLQTNAQLLPADLTTTTDDAHLYVKTNNKLVRLNFDDVYYIEALSAYSILVTEKQKHIVYATLKALAERLPFAHFQRVHRSYVINTHHIHAVEDSMILLGSYEIPLGKAYREDFFSKLRSL; from the coding sequence ATGTCTAAGCCTGAATTTCTCCCTACACTGGCCTGCGTTATTATTGATGATAACCCCATGAGCCGCTTGGCGCTACAACATTTTATTGAGATAACTGACAACCTTACTTGGCAGGTTTCCTTACCGGATGGCGTGCAAGCGCTCAATTTCTTTCGCAATGGCGGCCACGCCGACGTCCTCTTTCTGGATATCGAAATGCCGCATTTATCTGGCTTAGAGTTGCTGCGCGTTCTGCCCCAACCACACCCACAGGTCGTACTGGTAACTTCGCACCGTGATTTTGCCGAGGACGCGTTCGATTTACAAGTCGCTGACTATTTGGTCAAGCCAGTCGCCTATGCTCGTTTCGCGCGCACCGTGAGTCGCCTGCAAACGAACGCCCAGTTGTTACCGGCAGACCTCACGACCACGACTGATGACGCACACTTGTACGTGAAAACCAACAACAAGCTGGTGCGGTTAAACTTTGATGACGTTTACTATATCGAAGCCCTATCAGCTTACTCCATCCTAGTAACAGAAAAACAAAAGCATATCGTTTACGCAACGCTCAAAGCACTAGCAGAACGCTTGCCGTTTGCGCATTTCCAGCGAGTACACCGTTCCTACGTGATTAATACACACCATATACACGCCGTAGAAGATAGCATGATTTTGCTTGGATCGTACGAAATACCCTTAGGCAAAGCGTATCGCGAAGACTTTTTTAGCAAACTTCGCAGTCTTTAG
- a CDS encoding PAS domain S-box protein: MLTSFYILLMSTSAPLLASSEHEEYIATLQHALEVATARAKIAEQRLTELTEHLHEGVLLVDSEGIISVINTQLCELLGLPGASRQWIGKSISDLVEQAEHTILDQSAFAQLLHEAYAYQGRADYVVRLPDGRVLLRDSRPLGPSEMSNGFLVCYRDATAQFRIEDALRQVALVPDQNPNPIVRLDHRGQVLYMNPAAQRCRTECTPESFARADAEMRLAAARALASGSAERFNMSAGTYHFDVFVVPISAEGYANLYLVDMTARYLAEQRTRDTQAHLAEQQAFMQQVLDTDASMIYVRDVEGRFIFRNLALVQLSKLTYPLQSDSPATPLTTEQQQWAAADQQVLATGQEVVTEDTLTLLDGSIRYFHTIKRPLPRPDGTVHILGVSTDVTSLKQTELELKHREKQYRDLQHYTHALIGTHDLQGNMLSVNPALEALLGVSAAELVGTSLATIMPAADAVTFPHYLERIAAAGEETGVQRVQIDSDGTIRYLLYRNLLVQEPGQAAYVVSHAHDITERIHAERAVLHAKEAAESAARAKESFLANMSHEIRTPLNGILGMAGQLAKTRLDARQREFVHVILYSGQHLLSILNDVLDMAKISAGKLELEQIPFHVDDAITQALQPLVLQAAKKGITFKEVSVPESSSFPWVVGDMHRLNQILINLVANAVKFTEMGGQVQVGTYWHAEDAETITLEFRVEDTGIGISPEKLPHIFDDFQQAYAATSRQYGGTGLGLSISRAIVQQMHGEILVKSEVGVGSTFAFRLPFQKAADKTSAPVVTPYDTGCLRGLRVLLAEDNLVNRKVANLLLQEWGCVVVEATDGHMALLQAQTQVFDIILMDIQMPGLSGVEVTTAIRAILDPTRAQIPIMALTANAFQSDLAFYRAAGMNDCLAKPFREEEFYHKLVTLQRIYSTSPLYDLRYLHEMANGRPTFVTSMLQAFRQSSTLVLAELRANVTVANWTRVGELVHHLKPNLEMLGVTAAVDPIQLLYSVRQRQESSLAYEEEELQTAATKLIELVNRIVTTLPHAN, translated from the coding sequence TTGTTAACAAGCTTCTATATTCTGCTTATGTCTACTTCAGCACCGTTACTTGCTTCTTCTGAGCACGAAGAATATATTGCTACCTTACAGCATGCCTTGGAGGTGGCTACCGCTCGGGCCAAAATAGCCGAGCAGCGTCTAACGGAACTAACCGAGCATCTACACGAAGGGGTGTTGTTGGTTGATTCGGAAGGCATAATCTCTGTCATCAATACGCAGTTGTGTGAACTGCTCGGGTTGCCTGGCGCGTCGCGTCAATGGATTGGCAAATCCATCAGTGACTTGGTTGAGCAAGCGGAGCATACCATCCTAGACCAATCGGCCTTCGCCCAGCTCTTGCACGAAGCTTACGCCTACCAAGGACGAGCAGACTACGTGGTGCGCTTGCCGGACGGTCGCGTCTTGCTCCGGGATAGCCGCCCACTCGGGCCCTCAGAAATGTCGAATGGCTTTTTGGTGTGCTATCGCGATGCCACAGCTCAATTTCGTATCGAAGATGCGTTGCGACAGGTGGCTCTCGTGCCTGATCAAAATCCTAACCCGATTGTGCGACTTGATCACCGTGGGCAGGTATTATACATGAACCCAGCGGCGCAACGTTGCCGGACCGAATGTACACCTGAGTCTTTTGCGCGCGCCGACGCGGAAATGCGCCTTGCCGCCGCCCGCGCCTTAGCGAGCGGCAGCGCAGAGCGATTCAATATGAGTGCTGGTACGTATCATTTTGACGTGTTCGTCGTGCCTATCTCGGCCGAAGGATACGCCAACCTCTACTTAGTGGACATGACAGCCCGCTACTTGGCCGAGCAGCGAACTCGTGATACGCAGGCGCACTTAGCCGAGCAACAGGCCTTTATGCAACAGGTGCTCGACACGGATGCCTCTATGATCTATGTACGCGACGTAGAGGGACGATTCATTTTCCGGAATCTCGCCCTGGTGCAGCTTTCAAAATTAACGTACCCCCTCCAGTCAGATAGTCCAGCTACCCCCCTCACGACCGAGCAACAACAATGGGCTGCCGCTGACCAACAGGTGCTGGCAACCGGCCAAGAAGTTGTGACGGAAGATACCTTGACACTGCTGGACGGCAGCATTCGCTATTTTCATACGATCAAACGGCCTTTACCACGACCGGATGGCACGGTGCATATCCTAGGAGTCAGCACGGATGTTACGAGCCTGAAACAAACAGAACTAGAGCTGAAGCACCGCGAAAAGCAGTACCGTGATCTACAGCACTACACGCACGCCTTAATCGGCACGCATGATTTACAAGGTAACATGTTGAGCGTAAATCCAGCGCTTGAAGCTTTGTTAGGTGTTTCCGCCGCAGAACTGGTAGGAACTAGTCTGGCGACTATTATGCCAGCGGCAGATGCAGTAACTTTTCCACATTACTTGGAACGCATTGCCGCTGCTGGCGAAGAAACGGGTGTGCAGCGTGTACAGATAGACAGCGACGGGACCATTCGTTATTTACTCTACCGTAATTTGCTCGTGCAGGAACCCGGTCAAGCTGCGTACGTCGTGTCTCACGCCCATGATATCACCGAACGCATTCATGCGGAAAGAGCCGTCTTGCACGCGAAAGAGGCTGCGGAAAGCGCTGCTCGCGCCAAGGAAAGTTTCTTGGCTAATATGAGCCATGAGATTCGCACCCCATTGAATGGTATATTGGGTATGGCCGGGCAGTTAGCTAAAACTCGTTTAGATGCACGTCAGCGGGAGTTTGTACACGTGATCCTCTATTCCGGTCAGCACTTGCTTAGCATCCTCAATGATGTGCTTGACATGGCTAAGATTAGCGCGGGTAAATTAGAGTTAGAACAAATTCCCTTCCATGTGGATGACGCGATCACGCAGGCACTGCAACCCCTTGTCTTACAGGCCGCCAAAAAAGGCATAACCTTCAAGGAGGTATCTGTTCCTGAATCTAGTTCATTCCCGTGGGTAGTAGGTGACATGCACCGGCTAAATCAGATACTAATCAATCTGGTAGCAAATGCCGTTAAGTTTACCGAAATGGGGGGGCAAGTGCAAGTCGGTACCTACTGGCACGCCGAAGATGCCGAAACGATCACCCTTGAATTTCGCGTTGAAGACACGGGTATTGGCATTTCTCCTGAAAAACTACCGCACATTTTCGACGATTTTCAGCAAGCGTATGCAGCTACTTCCCGGCAGTATGGTGGCACAGGTTTAGGCCTAAGTATCAGCCGCGCTATTGTGCAGCAAATGCACGGGGAGATACTTGTAAAAAGTGAGGTAGGAGTAGGCAGCACATTTGCTTTTCGGCTCCCATTTCAGAAAGCCGCTGACAAGACATCAGCCCCTGTTGTTACCCCGTATGATACGGGCTGCTTGCGTGGTCTTCGCGTGCTACTGGCCGAAGATAATCTTGTCAATCGGAAGGTAGCGAATCTATTATTGCAGGAGTGGGGCTGCGTTGTCGTTGAGGCTACTGATGGACACATGGCCTTGCTGCAGGCGCAAACGCAGGTTTTTGATATCATTTTGATGGACATTCAAATGCCTGGTCTGAGTGGAGTTGAAGTGACCACTGCCATTCGCGCCATTTTGGACCCTACACGTGCGCAAATTCCCATTATGGCACTCACCGCAAATGCTTTTCAATCTGACCTTGCTTTCTATCGCGCGGCAGGAATGAACGACTGCCTAGCCAAGCCATTTCGCGAAGAGGAATTTTACCACAAACTCGTTACCCTACAACGCATATATTCTACTTCCCCACTCTACGATCTACGCTATTTGCACGAGATGGCCAACGGGCGCCCTACATTTGTGACGAGTATGTTGCAGGCCTTCCGGCAAAGTAGTACGCTAGTGCTGGCAGAATTGCGTGCAAACGTTACGGTAGCAAACTGGACCCGTGTGGGCGAGTTGGTACATCACCTTAAACCTAACTTAGAAATGCTGGGTGTTACAGCCGCTGTAGACCCCATCCAGTTACTTTACAGCGTACGGCAACGGCAGGAATCTTCACTCGCATATGAGGAGGAAGAGCTGCAAACAGCCGCAACAAAGCTGATTGAATTAGTAAATCGTATTGTAACAACTTTACCGCACGCTAATTAG
- the mscL gene encoding large conductance mechanosensitive channel protein MscL codes for MSFIAEFKEFVSKGNVLDLAVGVIIGAAFSKIVDSMVNDILMPVVGLANHGKDFKDAFLTLNSESYGTLEQAKAAGAATLNYGLFLNAVLNFLIIAFVIFWVVKLANYFRRPAPTLPVPVLQLTKDQMLLMEIRDSLRPETRLIAH; via the coding sequence ATGAGCTTTATTGCTGAATTTAAGGAGTTTGTTTCTAAAGGAAACGTACTGGACCTAGCAGTAGGTGTTATTATTGGTGCCGCCTTCAGTAAAATTGTAGATTCGATGGTCAACGACATTCTAATGCCTGTAGTTGGCTTAGCTAATCATGGCAAAGACTTCAAGGACGCATTTCTGACGCTAAATAGCGAGAGCTACGGCACGCTGGAGCAAGCAAAAGCGGCGGGGGCAGCTACGCTCAACTACGGCCTGTTTTTGAATGCCGTACTCAATTTTTTAATTATTGCCTTTGTCATTTTTTGGGTTGTGAAACTAGCTAATTATTTCAGGCGCCCCGCTCCAACTCTTCCCGTACCCGTGCTGCAGTTGACGAAAGACCAAATGCTGCTAATGGAAATCCGCGACTCGCTACGGCCCGAAACCCGTCTAATTGCACATTAA
- a CDS encoding MBL fold metallo-hydrolase — MKIKQFKDETFSQLSYAVVSESTHEIVLIDPARNPQPYYEYAQVQQARIVGIIETHLHTDFVSSHLEIACATGSVIRVSRRGNVHFPHIGFDEGDSFQLGNLTFQALNTPGHSPESVSIVLCHTEKCVAVFCGDTLLTGDVGRPASQESDTNLPQYEAAARQLFHSIYKKLLLLADNVLIYPAHGDKYSNIGTEKVGNYALQANTEEEFLTLVHADASRTSPYIALAALLNKMGAPAYQWSISRVVRLSAVTCMETGILIIDTRSAPLRQLAPVHCAVHLPLDQQFVIGLANLVCSGELFYLVAADEHSREKLIQQTAKIGYETLLKGTLVFSANAADCLSACSTGSH; from the coding sequence ATGAAAATAAAACAATTCAAAGATGAAACCTTTTCTCAATTATCTTACGCCGTTGTAAGCGAAAGCACACACGAGATTGTCTTGATAGATCCCGCGCGCAATCCGCAGCCTTATTATGAGTATGCCCAGGTACAACAAGCACGCATCGTAGGCATTATTGAGACGCACCTGCACACTGATTTTGTGAGCAGCCATTTGGAGATTGCCTGCGCGACGGGATCCGTAATTCGGGTCAGTCGCCGAGGTAACGTGCATTTTCCTCATATAGGGTTCGACGAAGGAGATTCTTTTCAACTAGGGAACCTTACGTTTCAGGCCCTAAACACGCCTGGGCATTCTCCCGAGTCTGTAAGCATTGTTTTATGTCACACTGAAAAATGTGTGGCCGTTTTTTGCGGCGACACCTTGCTTACGGGCGACGTAGGTCGTCCTGCTTCACAGGAGTCGGACACTAACCTGCCGCAGTATGAAGCGGCGGCCCGGCAACTTTTTCATAGCATTTACAAAAAGTTATTACTGCTGGCTGATAACGTGTTGATTTATCCGGCGCATGGCGACAAATACAGCAATATTGGAACGGAGAAAGTCGGGAATTATGCTCTACAAGCTAATACGGAGGAAGAATTTCTGACCCTGGTACACGCTGATGCATCGCGTACTTCACCCTATATCGCCTTGGCGGCGTTATTGAACAAAATGGGGGCGCCAGCCTACCAATGGAGTATCAGCCGCGTGGTACGGCTAAGTGCAGTAACCTGTATGGAGACGGGAATATTGATTATTGATACGCGTTCAGCCCCACTGAGACAGCTCGCACCAGTCCATTGTGCTGTTCACCTACCACTGGATCAGCAGTTTGTCATTGGCCTAGCCAATCTCGTGTGTTCAGGCGAGCTTTTCTATCTCGTAGCGGCTGATGAACACAGCCGGGAGAAACTCATTCAACAAACGGCCAAAATTGGTTATGAGACGCTACTCAAAGGCACGTTGGTTTTTTCTGCCAATGCCGCAGACTGTTTAAGTGCTTGCTCAACAGGGTCGCACTAG